The DNA window GAACGGCACCGCCAGCCGATCCTCGTCGTCGCCCCGGTGCGCGCCGGGAACCACGATCAGCACCATCGCCAGCAGCGAGGCCACCAGCAGCGCGCCGAGGACCTGAGGCCAACCGGACCAGCCGGTCACCAGGCCGACCACCGCAGCCAGGCCCACGTCTCCGGCGCCCAGGCCCCCGTTCGACACCACGGCCAGGACCAGAAAGAACATCCCCGCCGCACCCAGCGCGGCCAGAGCTCGCAGTCCGGACGCGGACTCCCCGCGCGCGATAGCCAGCACCACAAACCCGGCTACGGCACCGGCCAGCTGCGGCCAGACCAGCGCACGGGGCAGCCGATGCTCGCACCAATCGATCACCGCCAACGGCACACCCACGATCACGACGACCGTGTAGATGGCCAGTTCGCCACGGGCACCGACACGCCAGGCCAGGATCGCCAGCACCGTCGCGGTGAGCACGCCGCCCAACCACCACGACCCGGCCACCTGCCGCCGACCGTGGGGAAGGAACCGGCGGGTGAGCACGCTCGCGCTCACGCCGAGCACCATGCCGACCGCGGCGGCACCGGCGATCCACCAGCTCGTGGGGTGCTGCACTTTCCCTCCGGCCGTCGCGTGACCTTCGCGTACGCCATCGTGCCCGCCCGACGCGAGGGCCTGCCAACGCTCAGCCCAACGAGTGAACTTCCCACCCAGTCAGCGCTCCGCCACGGCGCCACCGCGACAGTCGGTCCCGGGGCAGGCTCGCCGCTGCGGCTTGACGTCAAGGGGCTCGCCGCCCGCGCCGTCCAGCAACCATCGACGAACTCGGGAACCGTGATGACCCTTCACCGCAGCACCCGCCTCGCCCTGGTCGTCCTCGCCGCCAGCGGCCTCACCGTGTGCGCCTGCAGCGCGGACGACGACACCACCCCGGTGCCGCCTACGTCCCCCGCTCCGCCCGCGGTCGCGAGCACGACGCGCGCGGTGGCGGCGGATTCGGCCAAGCAGGCGGCTATCGCCGCGTACCTCGGTATGTGGAACGACATGGCCGATGCCGCGGTGACGTCGGACTGGCAGTCTCCGAAACTCGCTGGCAACGCCACCGGTGAGGCGCTGGAGACCATCTCCCGAAGCCTCTACGCCGATCACTACAACGGCCTGATCACCCGGGGGCGGCCCGCGAACTATCCCGCGGTGGCGACGGTGCAGCCCGGAGACAAGCCGGTATCGGTCACCCTCACCGATTGCGGAGACTCCACGAACTGGTTGAAATATCGGGCCGACAACGGCCAACCCGCCAACGACGGCCCCGGCGGACGCCGACACATCGACGCGGTGGTGAAGAAGGCGGTCGACGGTTCGTGGAAAGTCACGACTTTCGCGGTACATGAGGTCGGATCATGCGCAGGGTAAGCCAAATATCCTTCGCAACCTTCATGGTCGCCGGTCTCGCGCTCGGGATGACCGGGCCGGCGCTGGCCGACGGTTGGGGCAACGTCCGCTGTGGTGACGGCGGGAATCCATCCTGCGATCTCGGTGCCGGACGGGGCGGGGACACCGCTCCCCATCCGGCACCTGCTCCCCATCCCGGGGCCCCGAAAGCCCGTGGCGGTGGCCCGGCAGCACCGCCTGCCGCGCCTGGTGACCGGATTGTGGGTGGTGACGGCACCCGCGCGGATTGTTCCTACGCGCGCAGCGACTACCAACCCCCGACGAATGGAATGCGAACCGTTCGCCACGACCGAGAACCGCGGGAGACCGGCGCGACTCGATGGGTGTCGCTGACCCGGCAGTATCCCGTCGGCGCGGTGCTCGCGCAGAGCCCGGGGCAGGGCGGTGGTTGGTATGTCTATCAATGCGGTGGCGGGACGCGAGACGCGCTGTATCGGTCTCCGGTATGGATTCCTGATGGCCAGACGCCGGGCGCCGCGCCCTCGCCGGAGCAGTTGGCGCAGCAGGCGCGTTCGCAGTTGCGGTTGCCGACTCCGGTGATCGCGTCGAGCCCGGCCGGAATGCAGCTGGTGCGGTTGCCGACGTGGCTGTGGCTGGACCGGGCGATGTGGGCGGCGCGGTCGGCGACGGCGTCGGTGCCCGGGGTGTCGGTGACCGCGACTGCGACCCCGACTTCGGTGTCGTGGGTGATGGGCGATGGCGGCACGACGAGCTGCGCCGGACCGGGAACCCCGTTCCCCGAGCATGGTGGAGATCCGCAGGCGGCGTCGCCGGATTGCGGATACACCTTCCGCCGGTCCTCGGCCGCCACACCAGGCGAGCGGTTCACCGCGTCGGCGACCGTGCACTGGCGGATCGCCTGGGCTGGTGCGGGCGCGGCGGGAACGTTTCCTGACATGACCACTAGCGCCTCCTCGGCGTTCCGGGTCGCCGAGGCCCAAGCATTGGGAACCGGATAGCCGTACGGCCTTCTCGATTGGTCACCGAAAAACACACATTGTCCTTGCCTGATCGCGTATTCGCGGCGAATCGCTTTTCGCCGGGTGGATTCGCGGTAGGGGCGAACTATGCCTGGAGGTCGACATCGTGACCAGTACCGACACTCCCGCCCGGGGACCGGACGCGGATCGTTCCGCGTCGTGGCTGGATTCCACAGGAGCCCCGGCGAGGACACGAGGACACCGTTCCCGCCGCCTGCCGCATCTGCTGATCGGCGTGCTGCTCGTCGTGGTCTGCGTCGGCGCCGCGGTGTGGTGGACCGCCAGCGCGGGGGACCGGATGCCGGTCCTGGTCCTCGCGCGACCGGTCACTGTCGGGCAGGCGCTGGTTGCCGCGGATCTGCGCCGTGGCGATGTCGCCGTGTCGACCGGCATCGCGACGGTGCCCGCCGACGCCGCGTCGGCGGTGCTGGGCCGCCCGATGGCCACCAGCCTCGCTCCCGGCGCGCTGCTGACCCCGGACAGCGTCAGCGCCGCCTTCTCACCACCAGCGGGGCGGGCGGTGGTGGGGATCGGGGTGAAACCGGGCCAATTCCCGACCGGGCTCGCCGCCGGGAACGCGGTGACCGTCGTGGCCGCGCGCGCCGCCTCGTCCGCGGAGTCCGGTTCGCCGAACTCGGCGGGAGCGGGAACAGCGTGGCCAGCCACCGTCACCAGCGTCGCTCCCGCGGAGACCGATCAGCTGACGGTGGTATCGCTGGAGGTCGAAGCCGCCGCCGCGATCGGGCTGGCGCAACAGCCCTCGGGGCAGCTCGCGGTGGTGCTGCGGCCCGCGGGTGGTGAGCGCTGATGCTGATCGCGTTGACCAGCCTCAAATCCTCCCCGGGAGTGAGCACGCTCGCGGTGACGCTGGCCCAGCGGTGGCCGCAGGCCGATCTCACGCGCCGGATCGTCGCCGAGTGCGACCCGGCCGGCGGTGATCTCGCGATGCGGTTCGGGCTCGACCCGGCACCGGGCTTGGTCAGCCTCGCCGCCGCCGCGCGCCGCGCCAGCGGCCCCGCGGTGGTGTGGGAGCACACCCAGCTCCTGCCGAGCGGCGCTCGCGCGATCGTCGCTCCTCCCGGCGGCGCGCACGCCCGCGCCGCCCTGCACACCCTGATCACCGCGCCGGACGGACCGCTGCTGGACGCGACCGCGGCCGAGCCCGGCGTGGTCGTGCTGGCCGATTGCGGACGCGCGGACCCGGGCTCGCCCGCCGAAGCGATCGCCCGCCAGGCCGACGCGCTCCTGCTGGTCTCCGGCGCGCGCGGCGAGGACCTCGCCCACGTCGCGACCCGGCTGAGCGAGCTCGCCCGCTGGACACCGCGCCCGGGACTGCTGCTGTCCGGGCAGGGCTATCCGACACCGGAGATCGAACGCGAACTCGGGGTGCCGGTGATGGGCCGCATCCCGCACGATCCCCGTGCCGCGACCCATCACGGCGACACCCCCGGCAGCGCCGAGAGCGGCCTCCCGCGCTTCGCCGCGGCACTGGCCCGCATCCTGGCCGCACCGCCACCACCGACATCGACACCCCGGTCGGGTCTGCCGCCGTCGATACCTGGGGTCCCGGACCGGCGCCTGCGCGACCCCGGCAGGCCGCTCACGGGCCCGCCCCACACGCCACCGACGCCATCCCCACCGCCGGGCACACCCGCACCATGTCCGCCGCCATGGAACGCCTACGGCGATCAGCCCCGGCAGCCCGGTGACACCGGCCGGGAGGTCACACCATGACACCCCCCGAAGCCGACGACGTCTCCGGCAGGGCGCAGGCCCGGCTGCGGGCGGTGTTGCGGGAGGCCCTCACCCGCGACCTGTCGCACCGGATCGACGACGCCACCGCGCAGGCGGGCCCGTCGGTGAGCGCGTCCCAGCGGCGGGACGTAGCCCGCGCGGTCCTGGATACCGCGCGCACCGCGCACACCGAGGCCGAACTCCTCGCCGGGCGCGCGCTGCTGGACACCGCCACGGAGCAGCAGGTGACCGAGCAGGTCCTGGACGAGGTATTCGGCCTCGGCGGACTGCAACCGCTGCTGGCCGACCCGGCGGTGGAGACGATCACGGTCAATCGCTACGACCGGGTGTTCGCCCAGTACACCGACGGCCGCCGAGCCCAGGTCGCCCCGGTCGCTGCCTCGAACGACGAGCTCACGGACCTGATCCGGACGCTGGCGGCGCGCGCGTCGTCGGAGGAGCGCCGGTTCGACCGCGGAAGTCCCGCGCTGAACCTCCAGCTCCCCGGCGGGGAACGCTTGTTCGCGGTGCTCGGCCTGACCGCGGGCGGGGTGACGGCGTGCACGATCCGCCGGCACGGCTACCTCACCGCCACCCTCGCCCAGCTGCGCCGCCGCGGCACGCTCGATGCCGGACTGGAGCGGTTCCTGCGCGCGCTGGTCCGGGCGCGGCGCAACGTGCTGATCACCGGTGGCACCGGGGCCGGGAAAACCACGCTGTTGCGCGCGCTCGCGGCGGAGATGGACCCGATGGAGCGCCTGGTCACGATCGAAGACGCCTTCGAACTCGGGTTGGAGCGCGATCCCGCGCTGCATGCCGATGTCACCGCGCTGCAGGCCCGGGAACCCAACATCGAGGGGGAAGGGGCGGTGGATCAGGCCGAGCTTGTCCGCTGGGGCCTGCGCATGTCACCGGACCGCGTGATCGTCGGGGAGATCCGCGGCGCCGAGGTCATCCCGATGTGCAACGCGATGTCACAGGGCAACGACGGCTCCATGGCCACCCTGCACGCCTCCAGCTCGAAGATCGCGTTCACCCGGCTCGCCTCCTACGCCGCACAAGGCCCAGAACGGCTGCCACTGGAGGCCACCGCCCTGCTGGTCGCGAGCGCGGTGCATTTCGTGGTGCACCTCGACCGTGCCGCCGACCGCGGGACCCGGGTGATCGCCTCGATCCGCGAGGTGGTCGACGCCGAGGACGGTGCGGTGATCTCCAACGAGGTCTACCGCCGCGGCGCGGACCGCCGCGCGGTGCCGGTGGCCGGGGCGTTGCGCACGGACACCCTCGACGACCTGGTCGCGGCCGGGTTCGACCCGGACCTGCTGGCCCGTCGGGAGGGGTGGTGGGCGCCATGAGCATCGACACCACCGCTCCGCTCGCCGCCGTGCTCGGTGTGGGGACCGCGCTCGGCGTGCTCGTGATCGTGGCCGCCTGGCGCCGGCCCGCGGCGGCGGTGTCGCCGCCGCCCGCGCGGCGCGCCGGGCTGGTTCGCACCGCCCGCGGCCAGACGGTCGACCGACGCGCGCTGGCGCGCGTCGTCGTGGCGCTCGGCGTGGGCGCGCTGACCGGGGCCCTCACCGGCTGGGTGGTCGGTGCGGTGCTGGCCGCCGCGACGGTGTGGTTCCTGCCCCGCCTGGTCGGCCCGGATCACGCCCACCAGCGGCGGGTCGCGCGGATCGAGGCGATCGCGTCGTGGACGGAGATGCTGCGCGATGTCCTGTCCGCGGCGGCGGGGCTCGAGCAAGCCATCCTCGCCACCGTCAGCCTCGCGCCCGCGGCCATCCGCGGCGAGGTCGCCGTCCTCGCGGCGAGGCTGGAAAGCGGGCAGCGCCTGGCGCCGGCGCTGCGCGCCCTGGCGCGCGAGCTGGACGACCCGACCGCGGACCTCGTCCTCGCCGCCCTCGTCCTCGCCGCCGAGCACCAGGCGCGTCAGCTCAGCGACCTGCTCGGCTCCCTGGCCAGCACCGCTCGCGGGCAGGCCGCGATGCGGATGCGTGTGGAGACCGGTCGGGCCCGGACGCGGACCTCAGTGCGGGTCATCGTCGTCACCACGGCGATATTCGCCGCCGGGGTGGTGGTGTTCAACCGCGCCTACCTCGACGTCTACAACACCGCCACCGGCCAGATCGTCCTGCTGCTGCTCGGTGGCCTGTTCGCCGCCGGGTTCGCCTGGCTCGCCCGGATCGCCACCAGCGCAGGACAGGCGCGGGTGCTCGCGCTCAATGCGCCGGGCGGGATCGGAGCGCCTAACGGTGGCGAAATAGTGGTCGGGGGAGGTGAGCGCGCATGATCCCCGCGCTGCTGTTCGGCGCCGGGGCTGGTGCCGGTCTCTGGCTGCTGCTGACCTGGGCCCTGCCACCGTCCCCGGCATTGAGTGACCGGCTCGCCCAGGTCAGCGCGCGACCACCGGCCACACCGATCATCGCGGCGGCGGAGGCCACCTGGGTCTGCCGCTGGGGGCGGGTGTTCGTCCCCGGGCTGCGAAAGCTCGGGCTGCCCGGCACGAAGATCGAGGCTGATCTGCGGGTCATCGGCCGCGGGGTCGATACCCACCTGGCGTCCAAGGCATTGCTCGCGGTGGCGGGGCTGCTGACCCCGTGGCTGCTGCAAACCCTGCTCGTCCTGGTCGGGCTGCCGCTCGGCGTCGAAGCGCCGCTGCTGGCCGGACTCGTGTGCGCCGCACTCGGCTTCGTGATTCCGGATCTCGGTGTCCGCACCAAGGCCACCCGACTGCGGCGCGAGTTCCGCGACGCTCTGTCGGCGTTCCTGGACCTGGTGTGGATCACCCTCGCTGGGGGTGCCGGTGTCGAGGCCGCGCTCGGCGACGCCGCGGCTGTCGGAGCGGGGCCGGCGTTCGACAAGATCCGCCGCGCCCTGCACACGGCCCAGTTGACTCGCACCACCCCGTGGAACACATTGCGCCGGCTCGGCGAGGAACTCGACATCACCGAACTCGCCGAACTCGCCGCCTCGGTTTCCCTGGCCGGCACCGAAGGCGCCCGCGTCCGCGCTTCTCTCGCCGCGAAAGCTCAGGGTCTGCGGACCCATCAGGTCACCGATGCTGAGTCCGACGCCCAGGCCGCGACCGAACGCATGGCCTTGCCCGTCACGGTGTTGTTCCTCGGCTTCCTGGGATTCATCACCTATCCCGCAGTGACCCAAGTCCTCAATGGACTCTAGCTCCGCTCGGCGTACCTCCTCGGCACCAAGGAAGGCATTGCACCACAAGGGAAAGAAGACACCGTCATGTTGCACTACATCCGTATCGTCTGGGAGCTGACACGCACCCGAATCGCGCTGTTGCGCGCCGCCCCGGAGCGTGGGGAGATCACCACCACCGTCATCGTCATCGCCGTGCTGGCCATCGCCGCGATCACCCTCCTTGCGTTCATCGTGGCGAAATTGACGCGGAAGGTGAACTCGATCAACCTCGGCCTCGGCGGCTGACGATGCCGACCAAGGCCGTCCGCACCAGTAGCACTCGCGTCCGCGCGTTGGTCGAGCGTGTCCGGCGCGCGCTGCGCGGGGACCAGGGCGAGGCCACCGTCGAACTGGTCATCGCGACCCCGCTGCTACTTCTCGCGTTGCTGGCGATCATCCAGTTCGCACTGTGGTCGCACGCCACCCACGTCGCCCAGGCCGCCGCATCCCAAGCCCTGGCCGCCGCCCGAACCCAGGACGGCACCACTAGCTCCGGACACGCCGCCGGGCAGCGCTTGCTCGACGAGCTTGCCGCCGGCCCGTTGCGCGACCCGAGCCTCGCGGTGTCCCGCGGTGCGGCCGCGGTGTCGGTGAGTGTCCGTGGCGAGGCCGCCATAGTCCTGCCCGGCGTGCACCTGCCCGTGCACGCCGAAGCCTCCGGGGAGATCGAACGCTTCGTGCCCGATACCGCGCCCTGACTTCTCTCGCCGCAGCGGCGATTCCGGCGACCGGCTGAAAGGAACCTCTGATGTCACACCATAACCCGCCTGTCACGGCGATGCCGGTGCGCGCGGCGACGTTCCCGGACGGGCCGGATTCGGTACTGCTGAACCCAGACATTCCACGGGCGCGGTGGCGTGGCGAACGTGTCCACGCGGGACTGCGTCACCGGTTTGTCCTCACCGGACTGGCTGGTGCCGCCCTGGCGCCACTCACGGCGGTGTCCTGCAGCGGGTTCGCCGCGGTCTTCTTCCTGGGCGCCGGAATCCTCGCGCTCGGGATGAGCCTGCTCGCCGGCTGGTGTAGCGCCGCTGGCATGCTCACCGACCACCGCCATCCCGCGGACAGTCCGTGTCGGCTGGATCGTGTGCGGGGCGAGTTTTTCTTTCGCAGCCGCGATTTCACCGACCTCGGCACCGCCAGCTACGCCGTGCGGACCCTGATCGCCGGGGTGGACGAACTGCACCGCAGCCCGGCCC is part of the Amycolatopsis sp. CA-230715 genome and encodes:
- a CDS encoding type II secretion system F family protein, yielding MSIDTTAPLAAVLGVGTALGVLVIVAAWRRPAAAVSPPPARRAGLVRTARGQTVDRRALARVVVALGVGALTGALTGWVVGAVLAAATVWFLPRLVGPDHAHQRRVARIEAIASWTEMLRDVLSAAAGLEQAILATVSLAPAAIRGEVAVLAARLESGQRLAPALRALARELDDPTADLVLAALVLAAEHQARQLSDLLGSLASTARGQAAMRMRVETGRARTRTSVRVIVVTTAIFAAGVVVFNRAYLDVYNTATGQIVLLLLGGLFAAGFAWLARIATSAGQARVLALNAPGGIGAPNGGEIVVGGGERA
- a CDS encoding carbon monoxide dehydrogenase maturation protein, producing the protein MLIALTSLKSSPGVSTLAVTLAQRWPQADLTRRIVAECDPAGGDLAMRFGLDPAPGLVSLAAAARRASGPAVVWEHTQLLPSGARAIVAPPGGAHARAALHTLITAPDGPLLDATAAEPGVVVLADCGRADPGSPAEAIARQADALLLVSGARGEDLAHVATRLSELARWTPRPGLLLSGQGYPTPEIERELGVPVMGRIPHDPRAATHHGDTPGSAESGLPRFAAALARILAAPPPPTSTPRSGLPPSIPGVPDRRLRDPGRPLTGPPHTPPTPSPPPGTPAPCPPPWNAYGDQPRQPGDTGREVTP
- a CDS encoding prepilin peptidase, whose translation is MQHPTSWWIAGAAAVGMVLGVSASVLTRRFLPHGRRQVAGSWWLGGVLTATVLAILAWRVGARGELAIYTVVVIVGVPLAVIDWCEHRLPRALVWPQLAGAVAGFVVLAIARGESASGLRALAALGAAGMFFLVLAVVSNGGLGAGDVGLAAVVGLVTGWSGWPQVLGALLVASLLAMVLIVVPGAHRGDDEDRLAVPFGPCLLGGALAMVAIGG
- a CDS encoding TadE/TadG family type IV pilus assembly protein; protein product: MVERVRRALRGDQGEATVELVIATPLLLLALLAIIQFALWSHATHVAQAAASQALAAARTQDGTTSSGHAAGQRLLDELAAGPLRDPSLAVSRGAAAVSVSVRGEAAIVLPGVHLPVHAEASGEIERFVPDTAP
- a CDS encoding CpaF family protein; amino-acid sequence: MTPPEADDVSGRAQARLRAVLREALTRDLSHRIDDATAQAGPSVSASQRRDVARAVLDTARTAHTEAELLAGRALLDTATEQQVTEQVLDEVFGLGGLQPLLADPAVETITVNRYDRVFAQYTDGRRAQVAPVAASNDELTDLIRTLAARASSEERRFDRGSPALNLQLPGGERLFAVLGLTAGGVTACTIRRHGYLTATLAQLRRRGTLDAGLERFLRALVRARRNVLITGGTGAGKTTLLRALAAEMDPMERLVTIEDAFELGLERDPALHADVTALQAREPNIEGEGAVDQAELVRWGLRMSPDRVIVGEIRGAEVIPMCNAMSQGNDGSMATLHASSSKIAFTRLASYAAQGPERLPLEATALLVASAVHFVVHLDRAADRGTRVIASIREVVDAEDGAVISNEVYRRGADRRAVPVAGALRTDTLDDLVAAGFDPDLLARREGWWAP
- a CDS encoding type II secretion system F family protein produces the protein MIPALLFGAGAGAGLWLLLTWALPPSPALSDRLAQVSARPPATPIIAAAEATWVCRWGRVFVPGLRKLGLPGTKIEADLRVIGRGVDTHLASKALLAVAGLLTPWLLQTLLVLVGLPLGVEAPLLAGLVCAALGFVIPDLGVRTKATRLRREFRDALSAFLDLVWITLAGGAGVEAALGDAAAVGAGPAFDKIRRALHTAQLTRTTPWNTLRRLGEELDITELAELAASVSLAGTEGARVRASLAAKAQGLRTHQVTDAESDAQAATERMALPVTVLFLGFLGFITYPAVTQVLNGL
- a CDS encoding SAF domain-containing protein gives rise to the protein MTSTDTPARGPDADRSASWLDSTGAPARTRGHRSRRLPHLLIGVLLVVVCVGAAVWWTASAGDRMPVLVLARPVTVGQALVAADLRRGDVAVSTGIATVPADAASAVLGRPMATSLAPGALLTPDSVSAAFSPPAGRAVVGIGVKPGQFPTGLAAGNAVTVVAARAASSAESGSPNSAGAGTAWPATVTSVAPAETDQLTVVSLEVEAAAAIGLAQQPSGQLAVVLRPAGGER